A genomic region of Gemmata massiliana contains the following coding sequences:
- a CDS encoding B12-binding domain-containing radical SAM protein translates to MTANRLDIVLINPSSRTQVYQSLGTDLAAVENPVWAGLMATFCRQRGLSVEIIDAEAECLSASEVADRVAYLKPVLAAVVAYGHQPSASTQIMTAVGRACSAVKVTAPDQPVLLLGGHVAALPERTLREEEADFVAAGEGLHTLVSLVDALKSPAPDLSAVPGLWYRDNGRPRSGPQATLLTRLDAEMPGVAWDLLPMSRYRAHNWHCLGGHERQPYAAIYTTLGCPYQCSFCCIQAPFKNGEVGEPGEKQPPNSYRFWSVDHVLAQIDTLVEKYGVRNIKIADEMFVLNKRHVVGICDGIIARGYDLNIWAYTRVDTIKDGMLDKLKAAGFNWLAVGIEAGADRVRTDVDKAFSQEQVYGIVRQIQSAGISVIGNYIFGLPEDDHATMRATLDLALDLKCEFANFYSAMAYPGSPLYALALRRGVPLPQRWTGYSQHSRDCLPLPTRYLPAREVLKFRDAAFLKHYTDPGYLQLIENRFGTKSVEDIRRMTAHRLERDLLTGALDVPPTLLPADNAVSAPAPEVLQLTRR, encoded by the coding sequence ATGACGGCGAACCGACTCGATATCGTTCTGATCAACCCGAGCAGCCGGACGCAGGTGTACCAGTCGCTCGGTACCGACCTCGCGGCCGTGGAGAACCCGGTGTGGGCCGGGTTGATGGCGACGTTCTGCCGCCAGCGCGGGCTGTCGGTCGAAATCATCGACGCGGAAGCCGAGTGCCTGTCCGCGTCGGAAGTCGCGGACCGCGTCGCGTACCTCAAGCCGGTACTCGCGGCGGTCGTGGCCTACGGGCACCAGCCGTCGGCCTCCACACAGATCATGACCGCGGTGGGGCGCGCCTGCTCCGCGGTGAAAGTGACCGCGCCGGACCAGCCTGTGCTGTTGCTGGGCGGGCACGTTGCGGCCCTGCCCGAACGGACACTCCGTGAGGAAGAAGCCGACTTCGTCGCGGCCGGCGAGGGGCTTCACACGCTCGTGAGCCTCGTAGACGCGCTGAAATCGCCCGCGCCCGATCTGAGCGCGGTGCCGGGCCTTTGGTACCGCGACAACGGACGCCCGCGCAGCGGACCGCAAGCCACGCTCCTCACGCGGCTCGACGCCGAAATGCCGGGCGTCGCGTGGGATCTGCTCCCGATGAGCCGCTACCGCGCGCACAACTGGCACTGCCTCGGCGGGCACGAGCGCCAGCCCTACGCGGCGATCTACACGACCCTGGGTTGCCCCTACCAGTGCTCGTTCTGCTGCATCCAGGCGCCGTTCAAGAACGGTGAGGTGGGCGAGCCGGGCGAAAAGCAGCCGCCCAACAGCTACCGCTTCTGGAGCGTCGATCACGTTCTGGCGCAGATCGACACGCTGGTCGAGAAGTACGGCGTGCGGAACATCAAGATCGCCGACGAAATGTTCGTGCTGAACAAGCGGCACGTCGTCGGCATCTGCGACGGGATCATCGCCCGCGGGTACGACCTGAACATCTGGGCGTACACCCGCGTGGACACGATCAAGGACGGGATGCTCGACAAGCTGAAGGCGGCCGGGTTCAACTGGCTCGCGGTCGGCATCGAGGCCGGTGCGGACCGCGTGCGCACCGACGTGGACAAGGCGTTCTCGCAGGAGCAGGTGTACGGCATCGTGCGCCAGATCCAGTCGGCCGGGATCAGCGTGATCGGGAACTACATCTTCGGCTTGCCGGAAGACGACCACGCGACCATGCGGGCGACGCTCGATCTCGCGCTCGATCTGAAGTGCGAGTTCGCCAACTTCTACTCGGCGATGGCGTACCCGGGCTCCCCGCTGTACGCACTCGCGCTACGGCGCGGGGTGCCACTGCCGCAACGGTGGACCGGCTACTCGCAGCACTCGCGCGACTGCCTGCCACTCCCGACTCGGTACCTCCCCGCGCGCGAGGTGCTCAAGTTCCGCGACGCGGCGTTCTTGAAGCACTACACGGACCCGGGATACTTGCAGTTGATCGAGAACCGGTTCGGAACGAAGTCGGTGGAGGACATTCGCCGCATGACGGCCCACCGGCTCGAACGCGACCTGCTCACCGGCGCGCTCGACGTTCCGCCGACGCTCCTCCCCGCAGATAACGCGGTCAGCGCCCCCGCACCCGAAGTGCTCCAACTCACCCGGCGCTAG
- a CDS encoding UDP-galactopyranose/dTDP-fucopyranose mutase family protein, translated as MLDDVDLLVCGAGPVGCVIAERAATVLGWKVLVVDRRAHIAGNCHDSPASNGVLVHNYGPHYFRTNDEDLLRYLSRFTEFTPANYEVRSHVRGELFPFPINLTTLEQFFGRPLDAEAAEQLLAARRVPITNPANSEEFVLSRVGRELYEAFYLNYTLKQWGVHPRDLDPQVCGRVPVRLDRDARYVGHRFQMMPKGGFTALFARMLRHRKIRTLLNCDFTEVRDLIRPRCATVYCGPVDEYFGNRLGKLPYRSLRFEFVAHQTEWRQPCVQINYPNDFDYTRSVEIKHVTGQRHPETVVSYETSASTGEPFYPVPHRESAALYARYRELAEAETARNSVYFCGRLAQYRYFNTDEVIQEALACFQTIRRRFAGAPASSSTTRAA; from the coding sequence GTGCTCGATGATGTGGACCTTCTGGTGTGTGGGGCGGGGCCGGTCGGGTGCGTGATCGCGGAGCGCGCGGCCACGGTGCTCGGCTGGAAGGTACTCGTCGTGGATCGGCGCGCCCACATCGCGGGAAACTGTCACGATTCACCGGCGTCGAACGGGGTTCTCGTTCACAACTACGGCCCGCACTACTTCCGCACGAACGACGAAGACCTGCTCCGCTACCTGTCCCGGTTCACAGAGTTCACCCCCGCGAATTACGAAGTGCGGTCGCACGTTCGCGGGGAACTCTTTCCGTTCCCGATCAACCTCACCACGCTGGAGCAGTTCTTCGGTCGGCCGCTCGATGCGGAAGCCGCGGAGCAACTCCTGGCTGCCCGGCGCGTGCCGATCACGAACCCGGCGAACTCCGAAGAATTCGTACTGAGTCGCGTCGGGCGCGAGTTGTACGAAGCGTTCTACCTGAACTACACGCTGAAACAGTGGGGCGTTCACCCGCGCGACCTCGACCCGCAAGTGTGCGGGCGCGTGCCGGTGCGCCTGGACCGTGACGCCCGGTACGTCGGGCACCGGTTCCAGATGATGCCGAAGGGCGGATTCACCGCTCTGTTCGCGCGGATGCTGCGACACCGAAAGATCCGCACGCTGTTGAACTGTGATTTCACCGAAGTGCGTGACCTGATCCGCCCGCGGTGCGCGACCGTGTATTGCGGTCCTGTCGACGAATACTTCGGGAACCGACTCGGCAAGTTACCGTACCGCTCGCTCCGGTTCGAGTTCGTGGCGCACCAAACCGAGTGGCGCCAGCCCTGCGTGCAGATCAACTACCCGAACGACTTCGATTACACGCGGTCGGTCGAAATCAAGCACGTCACCGGTCAGCGGCACCCGGAAACGGTAGTGAGCTACGAAACGTCCGCGTCGACGGGCGAGCCGTTCTACCCCGTTCCGCACCGCGAGAGTGCGGCTCTGTACGCACGGTACCGCGAACTGGCGGAAGCGGAAACGGCGCGAAACAGCGTGTATTTCTGCGGGCGGCTCGCGCAGTACCGATACTTCAACACCGATGAGGTGATTCAGGAGGCTCTCGCGTGCTTTCAAACGATTCGCCGCCGGTTCGCGGGCGCGCCTGCCTCGTCGTCGACGACCCGAGCGGCCTGA
- a CDS encoding glycosyltransferase family 2 protein, with the protein MHDRVSRRRRRRRNPYAGLIHLLNKRYHDEWQRAELLQNDLNGLQGSKFAKAAEWLRVQLRRFIPHPAIVPKFITEKAEPYRGPETTLPNARVSIIIPFRDRAELLRNCLRSLRRSTFRNIEIVLVDNGSESPRTGRLLASIGARQNVRLVSCPGPFNFSLLCNAGVARATGDHLLFLNNDTEVLTRDWIERLLLLAADPAVGAVGATLLYPDRTIQHAGLFPRSDGTWVHPYRGHPEDEPGTDGELRIVRTVPAVTAACMLVRRDVFEDVGGFDENLPLSLNDADLCRRIRAKGRSIVVTPHVRMFHYEGLSRGFTVDPTMA; encoded by the coding sequence ATGCACGACCGCGTATCCCGTCGTCGGCGCCGGCGGCGGAACCCGTATGCCGGGCTGATCCACCTGCTGAACAAGCGGTACCACGACGAGTGGCAGCGCGCGGAACTCCTTCAGAACGACCTGAACGGGCTGCAGGGGTCCAAGTTCGCGAAGGCCGCGGAGTGGCTCCGCGTGCAACTGCGGCGGTTCATCCCGCACCCCGCGATCGTTCCGAAGTTCATCACCGAGAAGGCCGAACCGTACCGCGGGCCGGAAACGACGCTACCGAACGCTCGGGTGAGTATCATCATCCCGTTCCGCGATCGCGCCGAGCTGCTGCGGAATTGCTTGCGGAGCCTGCGCCGAAGCACGTTCCGCAATATCGAGATCGTGCTCGTCGATAACGGGAGCGAGAGCCCGCGGACCGGGCGCTTGCTGGCCAGCATCGGGGCGCGCCAGAACGTGCGCCTCGTGAGTTGCCCCGGGCCGTTCAACTTCTCGCTTTTGTGTAATGCAGGTGTCGCGCGGGCGACCGGCGACCACCTCCTGTTCCTCAACAACGACACCGAGGTGCTCACGCGCGACTGGATCGAGCGCCTGCTGCTGTTGGCGGCCGATCCCGCTGTGGGCGCTGTGGGCGCGACGCTGCTCTACCCGGATCGCACCATTCAGCACGCGGGCCTGTTCCCGCGCAGCGACGGAACCTGGGTTCACCCCTACCGCGGCCACCCAGAGGACGAGCCCGGCACGGACGGCGAACTGCGGATCGTGCGGACCGTCCCCGCGGTGACGGCCGCGTGCATGCTCGTGCGCCGAGACGTGTTCGAGGACGTGGGTGGGTTCGACGAGAACCTCCCGCTCTCGCTCAACGACGCGGACCTGTGCCGCCGGATTCGCGCGAAGGGGCGGTCGATTGTTGTGACCCCGCACGTGCGGATGTTCCACTACGAGGGGCTGAGCCGCGGGTTCACCGTCGACCCGACGATGGCCTGA
- a CDS encoding DegT/DnrJ/EryC1/StrS family aminotransferase yields MPTTKSATAPAKLNWPLMKNNIAREDLNAVIDLLQQDDPILTQSKNVRAFEEEWSQWLGVKHSVFVNSGSSANLVTIAALKELHPEGGEVIVPAITWVSDIAAVLHCGFTPVFADIDPRTLSMDPDQILAKLTSRTRAVFLTHVLGYNALTRPLLNELEARGVPLIEDVCESHGATFEDQKLGSFGWASNFSFYYAHHLSTIEGGMVCTNDENLYEAIRMFRAHGMVREMSSDSRKRDFAEKFPDLNPDFIFAFPAYNVRSTEINAVIGRSQLRRLDDNNQRRTANFMLFLRNLDPTLYRTDFRTEGSSNYAFTLVLKEPDPALSDRVTTALRAAGVEFRRGTAGGGNQLRQPYLRRLLGDDAWKQCPKADHVHFYGFYIGNYPTLEADRILQLCDLLNGLGR; encoded by the coding sequence GTGCCGACGACCAAATCCGCCACCGCTCCGGCCAAACTGAACTGGCCGTTGATGAAGAACAACATCGCCCGCGAAGACCTGAACGCGGTCATCGATCTGCTCCAACAAGACGACCCGATCCTCACGCAATCGAAGAACGTGCGGGCCTTCGAGGAAGAGTGGTCGCAGTGGCTCGGAGTGAAGCACAGCGTCTTCGTGAACTCCGGCTCGTCGGCGAACCTGGTGACGATCGCAGCGTTGAAAGAACTGCACCCCGAGGGAGGCGAGGTGATCGTCCCCGCGATCACCTGGGTGTCGGACATCGCGGCCGTGCTGCACTGCGGATTCACGCCGGTGTTCGCGGACATTGATCCGCGCACCCTGAGCATGGACCCGGACCAGATCCTCGCGAAACTCACCTCGCGCACGCGGGCCGTGTTCCTCACACACGTACTCGGGTACAACGCGCTCACGCGCCCCCTCCTGAACGAGCTGGAAGCGCGCGGCGTTCCGCTCATCGAGGACGTGTGCGAGTCTCACGGGGCGACGTTCGAGGACCAGAAGCTCGGTAGCTTCGGGTGGGCGTCCAACTTCTCCTTCTACTACGCCCACCACCTCAGCACCATCGAAGGCGGGATGGTCTGCACGAACGACGAAAACCTGTACGAAGCGATTCGGATGTTCCGGGCGCACGGAATGGTCCGCGAGATGAGCAGCGACAGCCGGAAGCGCGACTTCGCCGAGAAGTTCCCGGACCTGAACCCGGACTTCATCTTCGCGTTCCCCGCATACAACGTTCGCAGCACCGAGATCAATGCAGTGATCGGCCGCTCGCAGTTGCGCCGGCTCGACGACAACAACCAGCGTCGCACCGCGAACTTCATGCTGTTCCTGCGGAACCTCGATCCCACGCTGTACCGCACCGATTTCCGCACCGAGGGGAGCAGCAACTACGCCTTCACGCTCGTCCTCAAAGAACCCGACCCCGCCCTGAGCGACCGCGTGACGACCGCGCTCCGCGCGGCGGGCGTGGAGTTCCGGCGCGGAACGGCCGGGGGCGGCAACCAACTCCGGCAGCCGTACCTGCGCCGGCTCCTGGGGGACGACGCCTGGAAGCAGTGCCCCAAGGCCGACCACGTTCACTTCTACGGCTTCTACATCGGCAACTACCCGACCCTGGAAGCGGACCGCATTCTCCAGCTCTGCGACCTGCTGAACGGCCTCGGACGCTGA
- a CDS encoding alpha-ketoacid dehydrogenase subunit beta, whose translation MISPLAKAKSPQALRESIKTTERTRTFVEAVREATDEEMGLDPNVVLFGLDVDDPKAIQGTTQGLVEKYGAERVFGTPLSEDAMTGAAIGMALAGLRPIHVHIRMDFLLLAVNQLLNVAAKSRYTYGGRVNVPLVVRAMIGKSWGQGAQHSQGLHSFFMHVPGIKVVAPSTPYDAKGCLTAAIRDDDPVLYVEHRLLHFQKGPVPTEPYTVEPGKARIAVAGDDVTIVGISYMQVEALRAAKYLEDVGIRAEVIDPIWLNPLDTDTIAESVRRTGRLIVVDTGWTNCGAAAEIVSRVAERLQGERAFRFKRMGFAPTTCPTTPGLEDLFYPNARTVAAAARDLVEGRACNWLPTERADLRSIEFKGPF comes from the coding sequence ATGATTTCGCCGCTTGCCAAAGCTAAATCGCCCCAGGCTCTCCGCGAGAGCATCAAGACGACCGAGCGCACGCGGACGTTCGTGGAAGCCGTCCGCGAGGCGACCGACGAGGAAATGGGCCTCGACCCGAACGTCGTGCTGTTCGGCCTGGACGTGGACGACCCGAAGGCCATTCAGGGGACGACCCAGGGGCTCGTGGAGAAGTACGGCGCGGAGCGCGTCTTCGGCACGCCGCTCTCGGAAGACGCGATGACCGGCGCCGCGATCGGCATGGCCCTGGCCGGGCTGCGACCGATCCACGTCCACATCCGCATGGATTTCCTGCTGCTCGCGGTGAACCAGCTCCTCAACGTGGCCGCGAAGAGCCGGTACACCTACGGCGGGCGCGTGAACGTGCCGCTCGTGGTCCGGGCGATGATCGGCAAGAGTTGGGGCCAGGGCGCACAGCACTCGCAGGGGTTGCACAGCTTCTTCATGCACGTTCCGGGGATCAAGGTCGTGGCGCCGTCCACTCCCTACGACGCGAAGGGCTGCCTCACGGCCGCGATCCGCGACGACGATCCCGTGCTGTACGTCGAACACCGGCTGCTGCACTTCCAAAAGGGACCGGTGCCGACCGAGCCGTACACCGTTGAACCGGGCAAGGCCCGTATCGCGGTGGCGGGCGACGACGTGACGATCGTCGGCATCTCCTACATGCAGGTCGAAGCTCTGCGTGCCGCGAAGTACCTGGAAGACGTGGGCATCCGCGCCGAAGTCATCGACCCGATCTGGCTGAACCCGCTGGACACCGACACCATCGCGGAATCGGTGCGCCGGACCGGGCGGCTCATCGTTGTGGACACCGGGTGGACGAATTGCGGTGCGGCCGCAGAAATCGTGAGCCGCGTGGCCGAACGGTTGCAAGGCGAGCGCGCTTTCCGTTTCAAGCGTATGGGGTTCGCTCCGACGACGTGCCCGACCACGCCGGGACTCGAAGACCTGTTCTACCCGAACGCGCGAACCGTCGCCGCCGCCGCCCGCGATCTGGTCGAGGGCCGTGCGTGCAACTGGCTCCCGACCGAGCGCGCGGACCTGCGGAGCATCGAGTTCAAGGGACCGTTCTAA
- a CDS encoding glycosyltransferase has product MSATSHKSVPPSPEETIDPVRARRAATPVEFLGWLPVFKRFGNCGTHPLFGHTAAPPAGYKFVHSGRAAADDETLPLTRVQRITRAFSALGTSVTMFAQTAFQFGVVRSLVTLFWFVRLIVGLIRQTGRVMPAVRFAHSRNFQSQVMAPRRVELAFLTSVPFTYGQNPWVIEIEDATTLFYPFIQNGQTAGLNVQQSPYFATVKALLETENCRGIVTHMRSTAEMIPALFRSETIARKVTYAPLGVQLPDEWQTHEEEDGTVNLLFTNSWHQNRDSFFLRGGLDVLEAFDVLRRRYPQLRLTIRSGLPRLDERYYRILESGWVRVIDRFLPTERMAELQRESNIYLLPAARIHIVSVLQAMSYGQAVVVSDGWGMDEYVEHGRTGLIVPGRYGKVSWADHEAGVLRENYGPMYATDKKVVDGLIESVSLLIEQRAVRRRLGHAARADVQTRFTPDQWNAALKNAFDKARG; this is encoded by the coding sequence GTGAGCGCCACCTCGCACAAGTCCGTGCCCCCATCGCCGGAAGAAACGATCGACCCCGTCCGTGCGAGGCGAGCCGCCACACCGGTCGAGTTCCTCGGGTGGTTGCCGGTCTTTAAGCGGTTCGGGAATTGCGGAACTCACCCCCTCTTCGGACACACCGCCGCCCCTCCAGCCGGCTACAAGTTCGTTCATTCCGGGCGCGCCGCAGCCGACGACGAGACGCTACCGCTCACTCGCGTTCAGCGAATCACGCGGGCGTTCTCTGCGCTCGGCACGTCCGTGACCATGTTCGCGCAGACGGCGTTCCAGTTCGGGGTGGTTCGCAGTCTCGTTACGCTGTTTTGGTTCGTGCGGTTGATTGTCGGGCTAATTCGCCAAACGGGTCGCGTGATGCCGGCAGTGCGGTTCGCGCACTCCCGGAACTTCCAGTCGCAGGTCATGGCGCCGCGCCGGGTGGAACTAGCCTTTCTGACGAGCGTGCCGTTCACCTACGGTCAGAACCCGTGGGTGATCGAAATCGAGGACGCGACCACACTGTTCTACCCGTTCATTCAGAACGGTCAGACGGCCGGGCTGAACGTCCAGCAGTCACCGTACTTCGCCACCGTTAAGGCGTTGCTCGAAACCGAAAATTGCCGCGGGATCGTGACGCACATGCGGTCCACGGCGGAAATGATTCCCGCGCTGTTCCGGAGCGAAACAATCGCCCGGAAGGTGACGTATGCGCCACTCGGCGTCCAACTCCCAGATGAGTGGCAAACACACGAGGAAGAAGACGGTACGGTGAACCTGCTGTTCACCAACTCCTGGCACCAGAACCGCGACAGTTTCTTTCTTCGCGGTGGGTTGGACGTACTCGAAGCGTTCGACGTGCTCCGCAGACGCTACCCGCAACTCCGGCTCACGATTCGTTCCGGCCTCCCGCGGCTCGACGAGCGGTACTACCGCATTCTGGAATCGGGATGGGTTCGAGTGATCGACCGGTTCCTCCCCACCGAGCGAATGGCGGAACTCCAGCGCGAATCGAACATCTATTTGCTCCCGGCCGCGCGCATTCACATCGTGTCGGTGCTTCAGGCGATGTCGTATGGGCAGGCGGTGGTGGTTTCCGACGGATGGGGAATGGACGAGTACGTCGAGCACGGGCGCACGGGACTGATCGTCCCCGGTCGGTACGGGAAGGTGTCGTGGGCCGACCACGAGGCCGGTGTGCTTCGCGAGAACTACGGCCCGATGTATGCGACGGACAAGAAGGTTGTCGACGGATTGATCGAATCGGTGTCGCTGTTGATCGAGCAGCGCGCGGTACGCCGGCGGCTCGGTCACGCGGCTCGCGCGGACGTGCAGACGCGGTTCACCCCCGACCAGTGGAACGCCGCTCTCAAGAATGCCTTCGATAAGGCTCGCGGGTGA
- a CDS encoding glycosyltransferase family 2 protein, translated as MLSNDSPPVRGRACLVVDDPSGLNADAPALRDLLQNGWTVHVLACAGTEPSVAARLRAAGVTFTDLNTIEPPADFRVQELHVDGSAERAELVRHAVEGLHREHRFDVIEFSARGGLGARAVQAERAGVSLADVMLAVRLDGSTQRDRESRQRWPSDFAAVEGDYLERFAFEGADIQCVPDDTLAAFVRRNGWAIRPDAVTSAAGYSRSPEVPSPNANTSPLVTVAIAHHNLGRYFPDTLATLAAQTYPNIEVIAIDDGSTDAASVEVFESMRARHPGHRFLRQENAGIGATRNRCLELANGEFFVPVDADNLARPDMIARFVTGMQRNPGLSAMTCYFLAFDVDAPNLHPERYLYAHRPVGGPHALAGIRNVYGDANAIFRTSALRAVGGYETDRGTSCEDWEAFVKLVHAGHKIGVVPEHLFYYRHRPGGFSRSTNWFANHQRVLRQFANPGALPPADALALWTALLGFHQQLEYMQNAQQPRRHKLADRAYSVLGKPLKWVRRIGRR; from the coding sequence GTGCTTTCAAACGATTCGCCGCCGGTTCGCGGGCGCGCCTGCCTCGTCGTCGACGACCCGAGCGGCCTGAACGCCGACGCCCCAGCTCTGCGCGATTTGCTTCAAAACGGTTGGACCGTTCACGTCCTCGCGTGCGCGGGAACTGAACCTAGTGTTGCAGCGCGCCTGCGAGCCGCTGGTGTCACTTTCACCGATCTCAACACGATCGAGCCACCGGCTGATTTTCGCGTGCAGGAACTGCACGTCGACGGATCCGCGGAGCGCGCGGAGTTGGTGCGCCACGCGGTCGAAGGGCTGCACCGCGAACACCGCTTCGACGTTATCGAATTCAGCGCTCGTGGCGGGTTGGGCGCGAGAGCGGTTCAGGCGGAGCGCGCGGGAGTGTCGCTCGCGGACGTGATGCTGGCTGTGCGGCTCGACGGGAGCACTCAGCGCGATCGCGAAAGCCGTCAGCGCTGGCCTTCGGATTTTGCTGCGGTGGAGGGCGATTACCTCGAACGATTCGCCTTTGAGGGCGCCGACATTCAGTGTGTGCCCGACGATACACTGGCCGCGTTTGTGCGACGGAACGGGTGGGCCATTCGACCCGATGCCGTGACTTCTGCGGCCGGGTACAGTCGATCGCCCGAGGTTCCCAGCCCCAACGCGAATACCTCTCCGCTCGTGACGGTCGCGATCGCGCACCATAACCTCGGCCGCTATTTTCCGGACACGCTCGCGACGCTCGCGGCTCAAACGTACCCGAACATCGAAGTCATCGCCATCGACGACGGCTCGACGGATGCGGCCTCGGTCGAAGTGTTTGAGTCGATGCGGGCGCGGCACCCGGGACACCGGTTCTTGCGTCAAGAGAACGCCGGCATCGGAGCAACTCGGAACCGGTGCCTCGAACTCGCCAATGGTGAGTTCTTCGTGCCCGTTGACGCGGACAATCTCGCACGACCGGACATGATCGCGCGGTTCGTCACCGGGATGCAGCGTAATCCGGGGCTGTCGGCGATGACGTGTTACTTCCTCGCGTTCGACGTCGACGCGCCCAACCTGCACCCCGAACGTTACCTCTACGCGCACCGGCCGGTTGGCGGGCCGCACGCATTGGCCGGTATCCGCAACGTGTACGGCGACGCGAACGCGATCTTCCGCACGTCCGCGTTGAGGGCCGTGGGCGGGTACGAAACCGATCGTGGGACGTCGTGCGAGGACTGGGAAGCGTTCGTGAAGTTGGTCCACGCGGGACACAAGATCGGCGTCGTACCGGAGCACCTGTTCTACTACCGGCACCGCCCGGGCGGGTTCTCACGCAGTACGAACTGGTTCGCGAACCACCAGCGGGTGCTGCGCCAGTTCGCGAACCCGGGCGCACTTCCTCCCGCCGATGCACTCGCGCTGTGGACGGCGCTCCTCGGGTTTCACCAGCAGCTTGAGTACATGCAGAACGCGCAGCAGCCGCGCCGCCATAAGCTCGCCGATCGTGCGTATTCGGTGCTGGGCAAACCGCTGAAATGGGTGCGCCGAATCGGACGGAGGTGA
- a CDS encoding glycosyltransferase family 2 protein codes for MRPSFSLIVPTRGRVEKLRRFLDSVARTACHPERIEVVLVVDADDPASLVEHPKLSVRPVVVPPGLTMGALNSAGFDATTGDYVMLLNDDVIVRTPGWDAIALNCFRRFPDPFVLVHVNDTLMRDHLCTFPLTSRAFCELVGGICPPEYARYRIDDHIEDVFNLLAVLGTRRVVYLPDVVFEHDNAVHHPEAGLVYMSDPAILAVDAPRFDALLPKRKELALRVCAAIETRSDPESECVRRATLGAVTSSFDIRTPGRQIVVRTPWWKASWEAVRNTLTALGRARHKSARGIVQALRKRLPGRPILTPREQPG; via the coding sequence ATGCGACCGAGTTTCTCACTCATCGTCCCGACCCGCGGGCGCGTCGAAAAGCTCCGCCGGTTCCTCGACAGTGTGGCGCGGACCGCGTGCCACCCGGAGCGGATCGAAGTCGTGCTCGTGGTGGACGCGGACGACCCGGCGAGCCTCGTTGAGCACCCCAAACTGAGTGTGCGCCCCGTCGTTGTGCCTCCGGGCTTGACGATGGGCGCGCTGAACAGTGCCGGGTTCGACGCGACCACCGGCGACTACGTGATGCTGCTCAACGACGACGTGATTGTGCGAACTCCCGGGTGGGACGCGATCGCGTTGAACTGCTTCCGCCGGTTCCCCGATCCGTTCGTGTTGGTTCACGTCAACGACACGCTGATGCGGGACCACCTTTGCACGTTTCCGCTCACCTCACGGGCGTTCTGTGAATTAGTCGGGGGGATTTGCCCGCCCGAGTACGCGCGGTACCGGATCGACGACCACATTGAGGACGTATTCAACCTGTTAGCCGTGCTCGGTACCCGGCGCGTTGTGTATTTGCCGGACGTGGTGTTCGAGCACGACAACGCGGTTCACCACCCCGAAGCCGGTTTGGTGTACATGTCCGATCCGGCGATCCTAGCAGTCGATGCGCCGCGGTTCGATGCACTGCTCCCAAAGCGTAAGGAACTCGCGCTTCGCGTGTGTGCGGCGATTGAGACGCGGAGCGATCCCGAGAGCGAATGTGTGCGCCGCGCGACACTCGGTGCCGTAACGTCGTCATTCGATATTCGCACCCCCGGTCGGCAAATCGTCGTGCGAACCCCCTGGTGGAAGGCATCCTGGGAAGCCGTGCGAAACACTTTGACCGCGCTCGGGCGCGCCCGGCATAAGAGCGCGCGGGGAATCGTTCAGGCACTCCGGAAGCGGCTCCCCGGTCGGCCGATCTTGACACCGCGCGAACAACCGGGCTAG